The following DNA comes from bacterium.
GAAGCTGTCCAAGGATCCGAAAACGCGCGTGAAGATCGAAATCTACCAGTGAGCCCGCTGGGCCCGATGTATGCGCGCCCGTCCCCGGTGTAAAATCGGTTTGCGCGCCCGTAGCTCAGGGGATAGAGCATCTGCCTTCTAAGCAGAGGGTCGCAGGTTCGAATCCTGCCGGGCGTATTTCGCCCCGTTACTTTGAAGCAACGGCCGCGCGCGCTTCCTCCACTATCCTCGGGCCGCTCGATGTGCCGATAACCGACGCGCCGGCGGCGAGCATCGCCCTCGCAGTTTCCAGATTCGATATTCCGCCCGACGCTTTGACGCGCACGCCCTCCGGCGCGTTACCGGCAAGCAGCCGCACCGCGTTCTCGGTTGTTGCATCGCGCCCGTAGCCGGTGGATGTTTTCCAAAAGTCCGCGCCAGTGCCGCGCACCGCGCGGCACAGCGCGGCAATTTCCTCGTCCGAGAGAATCGGAGTCTCGAAGATGAGCTTGATTAAAAGGCCTAGGCCGCGCGCCCTTTCGCACAGCCTTCCCGCCTCGTCCTCCACCTTCGCCCAATTCGCCGCCTTCACCGCGAACAGGTCGAGCACGACATCAACCTCGTCTGCGCCGAATTCGCGCGCCTCCTCCATCGCGAAAAGCTTGCACGCGGTCGTGTCGCAGCCCATCGGATACGAAACAACCGCCGCGACGCGGATGTCCGGATTGTGCGTTTTGACCGTCGCGACCAGATTGGGCGGCACGACGAGCGCGCGGAATCCGTAATTCCGCATGTCCGCGACCGCGACGCGCAGCGCGAGCGCGCGCGTGTGCTCCGTTATTTTCAACAGCGAGTGGTCTATCGCCCCGGCGATCGCCTCCGGCGATTCCATGTCATTGCTGCTCAATTTCCTGTTCCTTCCGGCGCGCGCCGTTCCATCCGCGCTCCAGGTTGGCCGCCAGCTGCGGGGAGGGCGAGACGCGCACCATTCCCACGCGGTTGCCGCTGACGGACAACACGCTGAAATCCCATCCTTCGTACCGGAAGCTGTCGCCTTTCGCCGGGATGCGTCCGAGGCACGAAAAAACAAGCCCGCCGAGCGTGTCGAAATCCTCGTTTTCGATGTTGGTGTGAAGCTCTTCGTTCATCTCCTCGGTGGACATCCGCGCGCTCAAAAGGTAGCTTCCGTCGTCGAGGCGGATGATCAGTTTCACCTCGTCGTCATATTCGTCCTGGATTTCGCCGACGATCTCTTCCAGGATGTCTTCGAGCGTAACCACTCCCGCAAGACCGCCGTATTCGTCTATCACGATGGCCATCTGTTTGCGGTTTTCCTTTATCTCCTGCAGAAGTTCGTCGAGCTTTTTCGTTTCCGGAACTATGTAAGGCTCGCGGCAGATCTTGCGCAGGTCAATTTCGTCAGGCCGCATCCCCGCGAAAGCTTTGAACATGTCCTTTACATGCAGAACGCCGATCACGTTGTCCAGGCTCCCTTCGTATACGGGGAACCGAGAATAGCTGCTCTGCGCGATGAACTCGATGACCTTTTTGCCGGGCGTATCGGCGGATATCGCCTGAAGATAGGTGCGCGGCGTCATTATTTCGCGGGCCGTCGTTTCTCCGAACTCGTAAATGGAGCGGATCATTTCCTTTTCTTCCCGCTCCAGCTCCGCGTCCTCCTCCGGATTTTCCGTCCATAGATCCAGCTGGGACGCGCCCGCGCGCTCCAGAAATTCCTCCGGGCGGCCGATAGTGAAAGCGAGCTTTTCGGTTATCCAAATCATCGGGGAAAGCATCGCGAGAAGGAAAGACATAAGCGGCGCCCAAGTGACGGCGAACTCCGGGGTTCCAAGATAATGCATCGAGAGCACTTTGCCGAAAAGCAGGATGAAAAGCGCGAGACCAAGCAACGCAAGCGCGAAGTAAAGCCAAGCCGCGCCCTGGAGCGGGTAAAGCCTGTACGCGGCCGCCACCGCGCCGAACGCAAG
Coding sequences within:
- a CDS encoding HlyC/CorC family transporter → MDEPPSQTVFTILYILAAVEFLVGSFFSAARTSLFTMDRTELPLYDDSVRGNKGLLARMLRRPARLVIGVGIGELSGHAGALAFGAVAAAYRLYPLQGAAWLYFALALLGLALFILLFGKVLSMHYLGTPEFAVTWAPLMSFLLAMLSPMIWITEKLAFTIGRPEEFLERAGASQLDLWTENPEEDAELEREEKEMIRSIYEFGETTAREIMTPRTYLQAISADTPGKKVIEFIAQSSYSRFPVYEGSLDNVIGVLHVKDMFKAFAGMRPDEIDLRKICREPYIVPETKKLDELLQEIKENRKQMAIVIDEYGGLAGVVTLEDILEEIVGEIQDEYDDEVKLIIRLDDGSYLLSARMSTEEMNEELHTNIENEDFDTLGGLVFSCLGRIPAKGDSFRYEGWDFSVLSVSGNRVGMVRVSPSPQLAANLERGWNGARRKEQEIEQQ
- the deoC gene encoding deoxyribose-phosphate aldolase encodes the protein MSSNDMESPEAIAGAIDHSLLKITEHTRALALRVAVADMRNYGFRALVVPPNLVATVKTHNPDIRVAAVVSYPMGCDTTACKLFAMEEAREFGADEVDVVLDLFAVKAANWAKVEDEAGRLCERARGLGLLIKLIFETPILSDEEIAALCRAVRGTGADFWKTSTGYGRDATTENAVRLLAGNAPEGVRVKASGGISNLETARAMLAAGASVIGTSSGPRIVEEARAAVASK